The genome window GGATCTACTAAAAGAAATTGATAGAGTTGTTACAGAGCAAGAGATTGAAGCCGCTTGTGTTTTAACTTGCGTAGGGAGCCTGACAACAGCTGTACTTCGGTTCGCCAATCAGGAACATTCTGAAGAGCTTAGCGGTCATTTTGAAATTGTTTCACTTACCGGAGTCTTGTCTGTTCATGGTTCACATTGTCATATCTCAATTGCTGATAAGCACGGGCGTACGATCGGTGCGCATCTCTTGGAGGGCTGCAAAGTTTATACAACTGCAGAAATTGTTCTGGGAGTATGCGAAGGAGTCCGTTTTTTGAGAACTTTTGATCCGGATACAGGATATCCTGAACTTGAAATAAAAAAGACAGATTAGGGAGAAAATTATCATGGGCTTTTCAGATCAAATCAAGAAAGATTTTTCAACTTTTACAATGGTTTTAATTGCGGTGGCTATTGTTCTTAACATTGCTGTCGGGCAATTGGTCTCCCTTCTTAAACTACCTGTTTTTCTGGATTCTATAGGAACTGTCTTAGTTGCCGTTCTGGCTGGACCATGGGCCGGAGGTTTGACAGGGCTGCTTACAAATCTGATCTGGGGCATGATTACTTCTCCTGTTGCTGCAGCTTTTTCTCCAGTGGCAATGGTTATCGGTTTATCTGCCGGCTATTGTGCCAGATATGGACTGTTTAAAAATATATGGTTGGTAATTTTAAGCGGTGTGATCATTACTATTTTTACAGCGATTGTTGCTGTTCCCATCCGTCTGTATATGTTCGGAGGAATAACCGGAAGTGGTGCTGATTTTCTTACCGCATACATGATGGCCCTTGGTAAAGACCTTTTCGGTTCAGTAGTTGTAACTGTTTTTACGTCCAATCTGCTTGATAAAATAGTAACTGCTGCGCTCGTATGGGGGATTGTTAAAACTCTTCCTGCAAGAACAACGTCACGTTTTATGAGCTCCCCTCAACGTTCATAAAGTTAAAGAACAAATTTAGTGCATGATAGTTCAGAAAATATAACGCTTTATATTAAGAGTGAATCCAGGATTAAAAGATTGCATCCCTTCAATAAGCTGGCTTACATCTTATTGACAGGGATGCTAGTCTATCTTGGTCCTGCTGCTTTAGAAATCGGGCTAGTTTTCATTTTCATTAATATGTTGCTGGCGGTCTATGGCGGAGTTGCCGCTCCTGTATTGAAGACGGTATGTTGCACAATATTGCCTCTAGCTGTGTTTATGCTTCCAATCCATGGTTTTCTTTATCCTGACAACAAAACTGTTTTATATTCTTGGCATATGATTTCGCTTTACCGTGAGGGGCTTATATTTGCCTGCACGGTTTTAGTGCAGCTTACAGCTTTGCTTACAGCTTCCTTACTTTTTGTGTTTACGACTCACCCTGCTGATTTTCTGACTGCACTTACAGAGAGCGGATGCTCTCCTGTTTTAGCATATCTTATAGGAAGTCCTTTGCTTCTTCTGCCTGCTATGCGGGATCGAGTGGGAGTAATTCAAGCGGCGCAACGGGCAAGAGGTATGGATTGTGAGGGCAGTTTGTGGAAAAGGATTCAGGCTGTTAAACCTCTATTAAGTCCTTTTGTTTTGGGAACTCTGGTTGAGATTGAGCAGCGAGCTATATCGCTTGAAGTTCGTGGATTCAACTCCTGCCGTAGAGTTTCTTCATGGCATCAGGTTGAAGATTCCCTAGGGCAGCAGATTTGTCGCTGGACTATGCTTGTCTGTTGTGCCGGAATTATAGTTTATCATTTTCTGAGTTAATCTATGCACATGCTGAAAATTGAAAATTTGACTTATACCTATGCCGATTCAAATACGAAATCACTTGATTCTATTTCTATGCAAGTGGAAGAGGGAGAGTTTGTTGCCGTTATTGGAGCCAATAATTCCGGAAAATCAACTTTGTGTAATGCAATAGCCGGAGTAATTCCACATCTGTACCATGGAGAAATAAGCGGAAAAGTATGGGTACAGGATAAGGACAGCTTCAAGATGTCTGTCAGTGAGATCGCTATGTCCGTCGGGCTTGTAATGCAGGACCCTGTTCGCCAGTTATCAGGTGTTCGTTATACTGTTTTTGAGGAGGTTGCATTCAGCCTTGAAAATCGCGGTGTAGAGCGATCAAAAATGAAAGAGCAGGTTGATAATGTTCTAAATATGATCGGTCTGGCAGAGCTTTCCGATAGACCTCCTTATCAACTTTCAGGAGGACAGCAGCAGAAGGTAGCTTTAGCGTCAGTAATGGCTTGTGATCCTTCTATTCTGGTGCTGGATGAGGCAACTACTTTTTTAGATCCTCAGGGAGTTCTCCAGATTTTTGAAATTATGCTGCGCCTTAAAAAAAACGGGAAAACGATTGTCATGGCTGATCAACATCTGGAATGGGTGGCGAAATATGCTGATAGAGTTGTTGTTATGAATAGTGGAAAAATAGTTATGCAAGGCACTCCTGCAGAGGTTTTGACTTCTCCGCTCATAAAAGAGATCGGCTTGGATTGGACCCGTTATACTCATGTTGCAAGCCTGGCAAAGACCATTGGAATATGGAGCAATGCAAGTGGGCTTGGAATCACGTTTGAAGAAGTTGTAGACGGTTTGACCCTGTCTTAAAGGCTATGATGTGCAGATAAACGTTAATAATATTTATTTCAGCTACCCTAATGGACATAAAGCTCTGAACAACGTTTCTTTAAGTATTAAGAGCGGTGAGATGGTGGCTCTTCTGGGGCATAATGGTTCCGGTAAGAGCACTTTGGCAAAGCATCTGAATGGACTTTTGGTACCAGATGATGGTGAAGTTGAAGTCAGCGGTCTGGTCACAGGCTCTACTTCCGTTTCACATATGGCTGGAAAAGTTGCTTTGCTCTTTCAGAATCCTGATAATCAGATATGTAAGCGCCGTGTATATGATGAGGTTGCTTTTGGTCCACGTAATCTGGGCTATTCTGCGGATAGAGTTGATAGGCTTGTTCATGATTCGCTGGCCGCTCTTGAGCTTCAGTCAAAAGAAGAAAGCAATCCGCATGATCTGGGTTACAGTGAACGTAAGCGTCTGGCTTTAGCTTCAGTTATAGCAATGGACACGGATGTTTTAGTACTTGATGAACCTACTTCTGCACTTGATTCCCATGAAATTTCGCTTCTTGTTCAGGTTTTGCAGCGCTGTAAAGCACAAGGTAAGACTGTCCTTATTATCAGTCATGACATGGATTTTATTGCTGAATATTTTTCTCGTGTCATTTGTCTGCAAAATGGACAGAAGAGTTTTGACGGCATGATGATTGACTTTTTTAATGAAAAAGAATTGTTAAGTGATTGCGGTCTGTTGCCTCCTCAAATTGTCCGTCTTAATAAGCATTTTGATATTACAACTTCTTCAATCACACCTGAAGATTTCATTGATGAATTTATTGCGAGCAACAAATAGTTAAAAAATTATTTTTATCATATATCTCAGCGTACCCCCCTTTCTATATTCTCTGTTTTTTTCACGACCATTCTATTTATATTTTTAATCATAAGAGTTGATTATGCGTTTTTTATTAGCATGTTATTGCTGTCTTGAGCTCTCTTAGAGCAAATGCTATTGATTATAAATCAAGTCATCGGAGGGGAACGTTGATTCTTAAAATGAATAAAATATATTTCGTTTTGGTCTCTGTGTCTTTTGCAGTGGGACAGGCCGGAGTTTCGTATGCTTATTTTGAGTCTCAATTTTCTGTCCTTAATTAAGTAAAGTGTATCAGAGCCATAAATGAAAATTAATCCCAAGATTCATTATCAATATCTTGTCAGCGATCCTGAATACAGTGTTCTTGCTCAGCTTATACTTCTGCTTTTTATTATTATTTTGCTGGTTTTTATTTGGAATAGAAAGCTATCTAAACTTAATGGGTTTCTTAATGCAGAAGTTGCTCAGCGTAGACGAATGGAGCGTGTGCATTCTGTTTTGAATTGTATTGCTCTTGCAGTCACTGATGTGAGCGGTATTGAAGAGTTTTATCTGATTTTACAGCAACAGATCGGTAATTTGATGTTTGCCAGTAATTTCTTTGTAGTCTCATACGATAAAGAGTCCGATATTATCAGTTATCCATATTTTTCTGATGAGCTGGAATCCATGCCGTGCAAACGTAAACTTGGCTATGGGTTAACGGATCATGTTCTGAGAACTGGAGACTCTTTGTATGTGGATAAAGAGATACGTAAGGAGTTACTTGCCCGTGGCGAGGTTTACGAAATTATCGGTAAAGAGGCTTTCTATTGGATTGGTACTCCGCTTATATTTAAAGGAGATATTGTCGGAGCTATTGTTCTTCAAAGCTATGATGAACAGCATGTTTTGACCAGATCAGATCTTGATGTTTTAACCTTTCTTTCTTCTTATGTAAGTATCGCCGTTGAGCGGCTTTATTTACTTGAGCAAGGCAAAGAACAGACCGTCGCGCTAAAGGAAAGTGAGGAACGTTTCAGAAGCCTTTTTGAGGATTCAGCTGATGCAACAGTCCTTCTCGAATCCCAAAGCATTATTGAGTGCAATGCGGCTGCATATAAATTATTAGGAATGTCATCATGTGAAGACTTATTAGGTATGAATCCGTATCAATTTTCACCAGAATTTCAAGATGATGGAAATCTGTCCAGAGATTTAGTCGGAGTTATTCTTGATGAAGCTACACAAAAAGGAAGTATTCGTTTTGAGTGGAATATTAAGAGAAAGCTTGGAGAAATAATTCCAATAGAGGTATTGGCCACTCCTATTTCATATCGTAGTCGTGATATTTTCCATGTCGTTATGCGTGATATATCTGATCGAAAAGCCAGAGAAGCTGTACTTGCTGAAAGGGAAGTGATGTATCGATCATTGTTCGATCATGCCAGTGATGCAATTGTGCTGATGGATGAAAACAGAAATATGATCAGTGCTAATCCAGAAGCGGTATCAATGTTTCGCTGCTCATCAGAAAAGGAATTTACTTCGTATCATCCAGAAATATTTATGCCTAAGTTCCAGCCTGGAGGAGAGTCGTCTTCAAAAATTTTTGAGGGCAATATGAAAACTATTCTTGAAACTGGTGGGCTGGATTATGAAGTTATTTTAAGGCGTCTTGATGGAGATGAATTTTTTGCAAGGGTAAGGGCAAGAAAGTTGGTGATCAGCGGTAAAATTGTGCTGCTGGGTACATTTAATGATATTACAGAACGTCATCGTTCCAGAGCTGAAATTGAACGTTCTGTTTCACTTCTTACTGCAACAATTGAATCTTCCGCTGACGGTATTCTTGCGGTTGATGGATATGGCCGGGTTGTCGCATGGAACAGTTTACTTGCCGATATGTGGAGCTTGTCGGAGTATGATCTTAATTCAGGGATTATTTCAGATATTTTTGGATTTATTGTGGAGCAGGTCGACGAAGATCAATCCAGTATTTTTAACCTGTGTGATTTTTTTCTTGATTCAAATGAGGGGCAGGTTGATGAACTAGTACTTAAGGACGGGAGAATTATAGAAAAATATTCAAACCCGCAACGCATCGGAAATGATGTCGTGGGGCGTGTCTGGAGTTTTAGGGATGTAACCGATCGTCGTCTGGGTGAAGATGCTCTTCGCAGCTCTTATCACCAACTGAATGATATTATAGAATTTTTACCTGATCCGACACTTGTTGTTAATAATAAAGGGATTGTTGTTGCCTGGAATAAAGCTATTGAGATTGTTTCCGGAGTCCTCAAAGAAGATATTCTTGGCAAAGGAAATTATGAGTACTCATTGCCGTTTTATGATAAGCGCAGACCTATTCTGGTTGATTGTGCTCTCTCTGGATCTTTTGATATATTGACTGAGATGTATGAATCCGTGGAAAGTAAAGGGGATTCCTTGTACGGAGAAGTATACACCCCTTATGTTTTTGAAGGAGAGGGAGCTTATTTTTGGGGAGTTGCAGGGCCTCTTAAAGATGATTCTGGAAATGTTGTCGGTGCAATTGAGTGTATGCGCAATGTTACAGATCGCAAAATTGTTGAGCAAGAGCTTCACCGTGCGAAACTTGCTGCTGAAGCGGCAACCAGAGCTAAGTCTGAATTTCTTGCTAATATGAGTCATGAAATCCGAACTCCCATGAATAGTATTGTGGGTTTTGGCCATCTGTTGCAAAGCTCTGATCTTGATTTGATTCAGGAAGAATATCTTAAAAAAATGATGTCTTCAGCTGGTTTTCTGCTCTCAATTATTGATGAAATTTTAGATTTTTCTAAGATTGAAGCCGGGAAGTTTGTTCTTGAAGAAGTTGAGTTTGAACTTGATAGCGTTCTTGCCAAAATTTGCAATATGGTCGCTGTTAAGTCGGAGCAGAAGGACATTGAGTTCGTTCTTTCCGTAGCACCGGACGTACCTCATAAGATTGTGGGTGACCCGCTGCGACTTGAACAGATTCTAACTAATCTTTCAAATAATGCGGTTAAGTTTACTGAAAAAGGTGAAGTTAACCTTCTGATATCCAGTAAAGGGCAGAGCGATAAGTGTGCTGAAATTGAGTTTATAATTAAGGATAGTGGCATTGGTCTCAGTGAGGATGAGGTTAGTGATCTTTTCAGGTCATTTTCACAGGCTGATGCCTCAATTACCCGTAAATATGGTGGAACCGGACTTGGGCTGGCCATTACACACAGTCTTGTCACTCAAATGGGCGGCGATATACACGTTGAAAGTGAACTTGATCAGGGCAGTTCTTTTTCATTCACTGTTTCATTTGATATTGTTGAGAGTGATGTCTGTTTTTATCTTTCAAATAATATACGGCGGCCTAGAGTTCTTGTTGTTGACGATAATAAACTATCACAATTTTTCATAGCTTCAACGCTTCGAGATATTTCATTCGATGTTGTTTTAGAGTCTTCAGCAGTCAGTGCTATTAAAGTTTTAAAGAGTGCAGCTGACGAGAAGAATGCATTTGATCTAATTTATATGTCTTTTAGAATGTCGGGAATTAGTGGATTGGAGGCAGTCCAACTCGTCAAAGAAATACCTGTCATTAAAAATATCCCTATTATATTGATGGTTCCGGTGAGTGCTGATGAGGAATTTAGACAGGACGCTCTGGGAAAAGGAACTGCTGGTTTTATTAGTAAACCGGTTACTCGTTTGTCTCTTTATGAATCTCTTCGCAATAATTTTGATATAGAAGGAAATTATACTTCTGATTGTGTTGTCGAAGAGTCTGAACTTATTCAGGATAATGAAAGCCCAAAAAAGCGAGTGCTGCTGGTTGAGGATAATTTATTGAATCAGCAGGTAGCAAAGAGGATGCTTGAAGGTCTCGGTTGTACTGTGGATGTTGCCGTTAACGGTCAAAAGGGAGTGGAGGCTCTCTGGGCGAATTCGTATGATTTGGTTCTGATGGATATTCAAATGCCCGAGATGGACGGGTTAACCGCAACAAGGCTTATTCGTTCGGACAAACGGTATGATGATCTTCCTATTTTAGCTATGACTGCCCATGCTATGCAGGGAGATCGTGAAAAGAGTCTGAATGCAGGAATGAATGAGCATCTTACGAAACCGATCAACCCGAAGGTCTTAAGGGCTGCATTACGTAAGTATATAGATAAAGACTCGTCGTCTTACAAAGCAATTGGTAATTTTATTGATATTGGAGATGTTGCCTTGCCTCAAATCTCAGGCATAGACTGTGAAGGGGGGCTGAAAAATATCGGAGGAAATTATCCCAGTTATATTAGAGTGCTATATGGGTTTAGAAGTGAGTACACCGGGGTTGTTTCTGAACTGCAGGAAATGGTTGAAAAATCAGATTTTGATACGGCCTTAGTTGTTTTGCATTCTTTGAAAAGTGTAGCTGGGAATATAGGTGCAGTCCATCTTTGTGAGCTGTGCGGTGCTCTTGAAAAGGGTATAAAAGATAAAAATTACAGAAAAATTGAGCTTGATTTTCAGTTTTTTTCTGCGGAACTTGATATGATTATTGATAGCCTTGCAACTGTAGAAGACATTTTATAATCCAAATTTGACAAGCATATTTTTGATGAAGAAAGACCTTTTTGAATTATAAAAATGTATCAGAAACTAAAAGAAGGTGAAGTCGATTCCCTAGCTTATGAGACTATGTACAAAGTCCTGAATCTGACTGGCTGGACGCAGATTAATTGATATAAGTTGTGATAAAATTTATTCTCCGCTGTTCATGGGAAACCATATCTCATATGAAGTCCCTTCACCAAGGGAGCTGCTGCATTCTATTCTTCCTTTCAGGGCACGGGTAATAATATTGTAGACAAGGTGCATTCCAAGTCCGGCGCTGCCAGAACTTCTTGCTGTCGTATAAAATGGTTCAAAAACTTTCAGAAGTTGTTCAGTTCCCATACCTATCCCATCGTCTGAAAATTGTAATAGAATGCCGTTTCCATTCTGTTTTGCTACAATCGAAATATTACCGTTATCTCTATCTGGAAAGGCATGAGTGAGAGAATTAATTACCAGATTAGTAATGACCTGCATCAGTGATCCTGGCGGGATTTTGACTTCAAGCCCATTCGGGCAATTTACTTTGAGGTTATGGTTATGTTCTTTTAATTTAGGTTTTAAAGATAGGACAATTCCCTGAATATACTCATTAAGGTTAATTCGTCTTATATCATCAGAGGCCTGATCAACTGCCAGTTGTTTAAAGTTACTGATCAGGCGTGCTGATCTTTCAAGATTTTTCATGATATTTCCGATTGCCTCTGTTCCTGTTTGAAGACATTTTTCAAGATCTGATCTTTTCATCTCTCCAGATTCAAAAGAATTTTTAAGGTTAGCAATCATTTCTTTCATAAAAGATGCACTTGTAACACTTATGCCTAGCGGAGTATTTATTTCATGAGCTACTCCTGCGACTAACTCTCCAAGTGAAGCCATTTTTTCGGTTTCAACAAGTTTGTCTTGAGTCTGGCGCAGTTCATCCATTGATTTAAGCAGGGCTGTGTTCGCATTTTCGAGTTCCGTAGTTCGCATTGTAACCCGTTCTACCAGTTCTTTGTTCAAGGATTGAAGCTCCTGTTCAACTTCCTTTATGCGCGTAATGTCCATAGAAATTGTTAAAACGGCCGGTGTGTTGGTCTCGGCTGAGATATAAGGGACGCGAGTTGTTGACATCCAGTGTGTATCGCGATTTTCATCAAGAAAACTTTCTTCAGTGAGCATTTTTTCATTGCGTGAGAGTACCAGCTTGTCGTCTTCAAGTATGCGGTTCATTTCTACTGAGTCCAGAATAACATCATGAATATCTTTTCCGGTAATTTCTTCAACGTTTAAGCCCAGTTTTAAAGCCTTTATACGATTAACAAGCAAAAATTTACCATCCATGTCATTGGCGAAAATATCTTGCGGCAGAAGGTCAATAATCTGCCTGAGTCGAGCCTCACTCTCGTGGGCTTTTTTCATCGCTCTTCTATTCTGAGTGACATCTAACCCCTGTAAAAGAATAAAGTTCGGGTCAATATCTCTATCCATTTGTACTGGCGAAAATGTCCAGATAAAGAATTGCTCATCACCTGTCCCTGAATACACTGGTATCTCGACAACTGGAGGGGATTCTTCACTTGCAGCTAATTTTATGCTTTCCTTAAGTATTTCAGCATACTGTGCTGGAAATATTTTTGAAAGATTATAATCTGTGATGTTGTTGCTGAAACCGATAAGCTTTTCAGCTGCTGGATTCATATCCAGAATTACTCCATTCAAGTCGCAGTTTATTATAGGTGCTTTCGCTGCAGAAAAAAGCCGTGAGATATATGTGCTGTTTTCATCAAGTCTTGATACCATTGTCTCAAGGGTTTTACCCAGTTGGTTGAATTCTCTCACTTGTCCTTCCTTAAAGGACAAACCTTGCTCTCCTGTTGCGACAGCATGCGCATAATCAGTAAGGTTCTTGAGGGCTTTCAATATCCTTTTTTGCAATGCCCATGAGGTGAATATAGCCAGCAGCGTTGCAAGGGAAAGCAGTATCCCAAGGTTTTTCATATAATTTTTTTTGAGTGACTGGAATGATGGGTTTTTTCTTGAGAACGTGAAAAACAAAGGGGTGCCTGATTGCTGTGGCATTAGCTGTACTGTGGAATATACCAGATTATCATAAATCTTGAATTGATTTTGTTTAACTTCTCCTGCCCAGTCGAGAAGCTTTTTCATAGTTTCTTTGGAGGGATTAGAGCTTGAAATAATGAGGCGGTTTCGGCTAAAGAGTGCTGCATCAATTGAAGAAGAAACTTTCTTTAACATATCGATAAAGGATACATTCGAATTAAGATCAATCCCTCCATATAGAATGCCCGTGATTTCCCCTGTTTGCTCGTCAAATATTGGTATAGCACAAAACAATATTGTTTGTAACTTCTCCAGTGATCTGTATGAAATATGGGCCCATGTCGGGGTCGTGTTTATATTGTTATTGAAGCTGTTGCGTAGTTGGAGCATAGGAAGTTCAATGCTTCCTTCCTCTATCCAGTTTTTGCCGTTTTTATATATAGAAAGAACATCTAACAGATACCCTTGGCGTGAACTCATGAAGTCATACATTTTTTGACTGATGTATTCAGAATCATTGTTTTTAGCTGCTCTTTTAAATTCGGGAGTGACAGTCATTTCTATAAGGTCGTCTGTCATGTCTGTCAGAGTGTTACTCATTGCCAGATCGATGATAGTCTCTGTCTTGTCTAGATCAATTTTCAATTCATCTTCTAACGTTGTTTTGGACAGATAGAATGACCATGAGAAAATAAAAATCCCCATAACCATGACCAGTGCAAGCATGGGAATTAAAAGCTGCGCTGTCAGCCCTAATGTTCTTTGGGGATATTTATACATTAGTCTTTACCGGAAAAGCCAGAGTAGCGAAAACTTTCTCTTTGCAATTGTTCAAGATTTATGGGGTCAATGTCTTTTCCAATAAGCATCAGTCTTCCTGAGTAAATGAGAGGAAGTCTTTTGGTCTGCCCAAGCAGGTCCAAAATTATTGCATCTGCCATAGCAATACCATTGTCATCATTTATGCGCATTATCGTGAAATCAAGTTCTCCATTTTTAATTGCCTGCAGCTCAGGGGAGCCTCCTCCCCAACCGTTAACCATAATCTTACCAAGTAGAGATTTTTCTTTCAATGCTTCAACCGCGCCGAGAGCAATGTCTGTAGAACATGCATATATGAAACTGATATCAGGATGCTCTTTAACTATTTTAAGTGTTGCTCTACGCGACTTCTGTTTATTTATACCGGTCTGATAAACTGTAACAAGTTCAAGTTCTGTGTTTGCATCAAGCCATGTTGTAAATGATTTACCTCTTTCTTCGCTTAGATAGCCTGGACTTGGGAGAAGAACTGCGTATTTACCTTTTCCTCCGGTTTTGTTGGCATACTGTTGAGCAAGTTTGATAGAACCTGTCTCATGGTCAAAGCCAATATACATGAGAGGCTGTTTATCATTCCAAGCTTTTAGAGGTGTCGTAATATTTTGTAATATCACACGCGGTTTATTTCGGATTAATAATGGCTCAATCATGCGCTGATGACGCAAAGCATCGAGGGTGAATATCAGATAGTCCGGATTTGTTTTTAAGGCTTGTTTTAGTATTTTTCTCTGGATGTGTAACGGGTCTGTCGGGCTCATGAAGAAGGAGTTTATTTCTGTCTTTATTCCATACTGTTTAATTCTTTTGTCAAAGGCTTTATAACTTCTTCGCCAATAGTCTGAGATTTGATTTCCGGGATAAACAATTGATATTTTGACTTTCAGGTTATTCTTGATTTTTGCTACAATATTCCTCTTCACCAGTCTGTTAAAGCTTTTTAATTTAACTTCTTCATTTGGGTTTTCCTGTATAAATTCTTCCAGTGAGTAGTATTTTCCTGCAAAAACAGGGCGAACTGTAAGGCATAAGAATAATGCTACGAAAATTGTCAGGAGATATTTATTTTTTTTAACTGAACCCATGTTTATGTCACCATTTAGTGTAGGTTTAGCTAACCATATCAAAATTTTTTAGAAAAAGTAACGCTGGATAGAGACTTAAAGAAGTATATTATCTTATGAGGCGTATGCAGTAATTATCAATGTATACGCTGTTATGGTCAAAAAAAGGTTGAAAGCTACAGATTTGTTTGCGTAGCTTTCAACCGTATGTTTTTAGATATTAAGATCTAATTCTGGAATAGGATGAGTCTTTATGAGGCAGTGGCAAAGGCTGTCTTTTGTCTTAAAATGGAAACTCCTAAGTAGACAAACGGGGTATCGATCAGGGCTATAGCTACCTTTGCAAACCACTGACCAATGATAATATCTGTCACCGGCATGACTCCGTAAAAGGCAATAGTCACAAAGATAGTGGAATCAATTAGTTGTGAGATTACTGTCGAGAGGTTGTTGCGCAGCCATAGGTGTGAGCCATCTGTTTTCTGGCGTAGCATATGAA of Maridesulfovibrio zosterae DSM 11974 contains these proteins:
- a CDS encoding PAS domain S-box protein, yielding MYKYPQRTLGLTAQLLIPMLALVMVMGIFIFSWSFYLSKTTLEDELKIDLDKTETIIDLAMSNTLTDMTDDLIEMTVTPEFKRAAKNNDSEYISQKMYDFMSSRQGYLLDVLSIYKNGKNWIEEGSIELPMLQLRNSFNNNINTTPTWAHISYRSLEKLQTILFCAIPIFDEQTGEITGILYGGIDLNSNVSFIDMLKKVSSSIDAALFSRNRLIISSSNPSKETMKKLLDWAGEVKQNQFKIYDNLVYSTVQLMPQQSGTPLFFTFSRKNPSFQSLKKNYMKNLGILLSLATLLAIFTSWALQKRILKALKNLTDYAHAVATGEQGLSFKEGQVREFNQLGKTLETMVSRLDENSTYISRLFSAAKAPIINCDLNGVILDMNPAAEKLIGFSNNITDYNLSKIFPAQYAEILKESIKLAASEESPPVVEIPVYSGTGDEQFFIWTFSPVQMDRDIDPNFILLQGLDVTQNRRAMKKAHESEARLRQIIDLLPQDIFANDMDGKFLLVNRIKALKLGLNVEEITGKDIHDVILDSVEMNRILEDDKLVLSRNEKMLTEESFLDENRDTHWMSTTRVPYISAETNTPAVLTISMDITRIKEVEQELQSLNKELVERVTMRTTELENANTALLKSMDELRQTQDKLVETEKMASLGELVAGVAHEINTPLGISVTSASFMKEMIANLKNSFESGEMKRSDLEKCLQTGTEAIGNIMKNLERSARLISNFKQLAVDQASDDIRRINLNEYIQGIVLSLKPKLKEHNHNLKVNCPNGLEVKIPPGSLMQVITNLVINSLTHAFPDRDNGNISIVAKQNGNGILLQFSDDGIGMGTEQLLKVFEPFYTTARSSGSAGLGMHLVYNIITRALKGRIECSSSLGEGTSYEIWFPMNSGE
- a CDS encoding substrate-binding domain-containing protein, coding for MGSVKKNKYLLTIFVALFLCLTVRPVFAGKYYSLEEFIQENPNEEVKLKSFNRLVKRNIVAKIKNNLKVKISIVYPGNQISDYWRRSYKAFDKRIKQYGIKTEINSFFMSPTDPLHIQRKILKQALKTNPDYLIFTLDALRHQRMIEPLLIRNKPRVILQNITTPLKAWNDKQPLMYIGFDHETGSIKLAQQYANKTGGKGKYAVLLPSPGYLSEERGKSFTTWLDANTELELVTVYQTGINKQKSRRATLKIVKEHPDISFIYACSTDIALGAVEALKEKSLLGKIMVNGWGGGSPELQAIKNGELDFTIMRINDDNGIAMADAIILDLLGQTKRLPLIYSGRLMLIGKDIDPINLEQLQRESFRYSGFSGKD